TGTCGATCCTGGCGATGATGTTGCTCGCTGCCGTTGTGTCAATCTGCTCCACGGTGGATGCCTTTTTTGCCCTGTCCTTTGCCTCGCTGTTTACCACTGGCTCACTGTTGGCCTTCCTCGTCTTTGGTCCCATGATTGATCTCAAGGCGATCGGTCTCATGCTCACCGTCTTCAAACCCAGGGCCATTTTCTATCTCTTTACCCTTGCCGGCCAACTGGTTTTTCTAGCCTGTTTGTTCATTAACTTTTACATCAGCTAGGAGGTTTTGCCCATGACTACGGGTGTGGCCCCCCGTCGCCGCCGTGCCTTTCCCTTCGCTGACGTGCTGGATGTGCTGGTATTGCTGCTGTGGGGCATGATGCTGCTGCGGCTGTGGTGGACGAATCGCATCCAAATTCTCATCCATCCTAATTACCATCCGTTAGTGATTGGGGCCGGGATTATGTTTGTGGCGATGGGCCTCTGGCAGTTGGGTATCCTTGGGCAACGGTTAATGGCGGGTCAAGCACCGCCGCGTCAATCCCATAGCACGCTGTTTCCGCGCCATTTCAGTCTGATGGTCCTACTGGTGGCCGCTTTGATGGGCTTGGTGATCCCTCCTAGGGCCTTTTATAGCCAAACCGCCCTTGATCGGGCGGGGGAAAATTTTGCCGTTCTGACACGGGCACAGCCCCAATCCTTCCAGCCATCCCAGCGCCCAGAGGCGCGATCGCTCATTGATTGGGTGCGGACTCTGGATGTCTACCCAGAACCGGACGCCTATGCGGGGCAACCAGCCAACGTGCAGGGGTTTGCGATGCATTTGCCCCAATATCCGGACAATTATTTAACGATCACCCGATTTGTGATTACGTGTTGTGCTGCCGATGCCTACCCGGTGGGATTACCGGTTAAACTCTCCGCCAGTCGGACGGCCTATCCGCCCGATACTTGGTTAGAAGTCGAGGGCGAAATGATAACGGAGACCCTGGCCAATCGTCGTCAATTGGTTATTCAGGCCAAACGCATCCAACCGATTCCGGAGCCGGAAAATCCCTACGATTACTAGATTCAAAACAGTACTATGGTCAATCCAAATAAGAACGATATAATTTTTGACTCCCCTCTGCCGCTTTGGCAGAGGGGCTGGGGGTGAGGGGGCTGTTGCAGCCTAAATTGCAATGACTATAGATTCAGAACAGGTAGTTTCTGAGGGCTGCCAGTAAGCGTTGATTGTCCTCTGGGGTACGGATGGCTACCCGAAAATAGTACTCACCCAATTCTGGAAAACTCAAACAGTCCCGGATAAGCAGCTGATGCTGTTGTAGCAAGTGAGCCTGAAGGGGGGGAACGGGTTCCTGGCTATGTACCAGTAGAAAATTAGCGGCACTGGCGTAGGGTTGAAACCGGGGATCTTGGGCCAGCCCTGCGTACAGGCATGAGCGTGCCGGGGGCAGCCAAGCCCACGTACTCTGCTGGAAGTCGCGATCAGGTAGTGCCGCCAGTGCCGCCACCACCGCTAACTGGTTTACGCACCATGGGTCCCGCCAAGACTGCCAACGTCGCAACCGCTCGGGATGGGCGATCGCATACCCCAGCCGTAAACCCGGTAGGCTATAGAACTTCGTCAGCGATCGCAAAACGATGAGATTTGGAAAGTCAGGTACGCGATCGCTCAAACTTTGCTGCTCCGCTGGAGGCAAAAAATCCATGAAGGCTTCATCCACCACCACCAAGGCAAAGTGATCAAGGTAGCGTAGAATCTGCGCCCGTGGGAAAATTTTACCGGTTGGATTGTGGGGATTATTGAGTAAGAGGGCTGCGGTCGGGGGGGCCGCCGTGAGGGCGCTGGGGAGTTCTGCCGCGATCGGTGTCGGTGCAAAGCCAAAAGGCATCGGTTGTACCCCTGCACTGAAGGTCCGCAGCGATCGGCCATAGTCTGCAAAGGCAGGGGTTAAGATATACGTCCCTGAGCACGCCGCCAAATCACGACCAATCCACGTCAACAACTCGGCAGCCCCATTACCCGGCAGCACCCAGTCGGCAGACAGCCGATGACCCTCTGCCAGAGCCGTCCGTAGTTCCCTATACGCTGGATCAGGGTAGCTCCGGATGGTCAACAGGTTTTCCTGAAGCGCTGCCAGGACCCCAGCGGGTGGCCCCAGCGGATTAATACTGGCCGAAAAATCTAGGATGGCACGGGGAGAACAGCCCGCTAGCGATGCGGCCCAAGCTAAGTTCCCCCCGTGGGTGGGACGGTTCACTAGCCGTGTGTCCTGCTGGTAATTTAAGACGCAACCTTTTCCTTAAATAACTTACCAGCGGAAAAAGCCGGAACTTTGGTTTCGGGAATTTCCATCTTCTCACCCGTTTTGGGGTTGCGCCCCTCACGAGCCTTGCGTTCCCGTGATTCAAAGGACCCAAAGCCCACCAGCGTGACCTTTTTGCCTTCGGAAACGGCTTCCATGATCGCTTCCAGCGCTGCCGTCAGGACAGCATCAGCTTCTTTCTTGGTAACGCGGGCCTTTTCAGCAACCGCATCCACGAGTTCACCCTTATTCATGCAACATCTCCTTACTCAGTCGGGTTTAGGGTTAACTGACAACTTCGTGCCTGCAGGGAGGACTAAGGGCATAGAATCGGGAAGCGCCGAAACCCTCGTAGACTCGAAGTTTCAATGCACTATTCTAGGAGGAACTCCCGTGATATGGATCGTCGAAACCTTTAAGTTATATGGATTTCGGCGTTTTTTTCACAAAAATCATCATTTTGATAGGTATTTGTACTCAAAAATCTGCGATCTAGCCCTTGGTGGGTTGTTGGGATAGGGTGCTTTCCCATTGGCGATAGGGGGCAAAAGCGGGTAAATGCTGTTGTGGGGCGCAGGCTACAGACTCCCTAGTTCCCCGAATTTGGATCATCGCTTAGGGAGCATCTGGTTGCTGTCTGGGGAAAAAGGGGGGCGATCGGGTTGGAAGGCGGGGGAAGCGGGCCTAACTGCAGTAGATTGGTATTGAGTCAGCAGTGAACTGTTTTTTAGAGAGAGGAGCTTCGACCCCATGCTTCCCTACATTCTGGCCCTGGTTGTGGCTGTGGGTAGCCTAATCCTGTACCTGTCTGCCTTTTTCTTCCCGGAAACCCATCGCAAGGGGGACATTGTCTTCAGCGGGGTGGGCTTGTTCTATGCTCTGGTGTTGTGGGTCTGTGCCAATCGGTTTACAGGGGCGGCTTTGCTGGGGCAGACGGCCAGTGTGGCGCTGTTGACCTGGTTGGGCTGGCAAACCCTGACGCTGCGGCGGGAGTTGGTGCCGAGCGATCGCCGGACGGGTTGGGGGCCGAAGACGATTCAACAGGGGGTCGGGCGGCTGATCGGTGGGCTGATGAAGTTACCGGGGGATCTGGTTGGGCTATTCTCCCAGTCTAAAGCGGTTCCAGTTGCACCACCGCCTTCTGTGCCAGCGGCGCCTGAAACGCTCACGGAAATACCAACGGGGTCTGCTGAAGTGACCGTGGAGGCAGCAGATACAGCAGGGATCGTAGAAGCGGCGATCGCGCCTGAGCCTGCTACCCCGGACCTGCCGACGACGATCGTGGACACACCGGCTCCCAGTCCAGAAGTCATCGAGCCACAGGCCCCTGTAACCGGAGTGGTTGATGAGCCAGCGGCCCCAACCCCGATCGCGCCGCATGTCGATCAGAAAGTTGCACCTGAGCCGGAATTAGTGGAGACAGAAGCTCTGACTGCGGCAGGCTCTCCTGACACCGAGACTGGGCAGGAGGCCGATACCAGGGAAGCGGAGGAGACAGGTGATGTTTGGACAGAGGCCGATCAAGGAACGGCAGAAAGTCCCCCAGAAGCACCTACGAAGCCACAACGGGAGAATCTTTTGACGGTATTGAAAGATGCACTGGTGGCGTTGTCTCCCTTTAAACGACGTCCAAGCCGTCCGATGATTACGTTGAATCGCCCCGAAGTTGGGGAGGCAACGTCTGCCCTGCCTAGAGTTGAGTCTCAAGTTGAGTCTGAAAGTGAAGCTGAAGCGCTTGGGCCTGTAGCTGAAACTGAAATCGCGGCTGAAGCGCCCCCCGGTATGGAGGCGAGTCCGGCGGCTGCAGGGGAAGGAATCCCGACGGTTGAGCCAGATCAATCGGCAGTGGACGACTGGAAGGCTGAAGCGAGTCCGGCGGTTGCCCATACTACGGATGCTTTATCGGATGCTTTATCGGAAGAAGGGTTAGCCGATGCAGCTGAGAGGGTATCCAATGAGGCAGATGCAGCAAGGTTAGAACTCCCTGAAGAATTAGAAGCTTCTGGGGAAACTGATCGGGAATCCGACGGGGCGGCAGCGATCGCGGTATCCGCTGAGGTTGAGGTAGCCCAGTCGGATTTGGATGTGATCGATGAGCCAGTACCGGAAGCGGCGATCGAGATTGAGGCAAGTCCCGTATCGGAAACTGAGGATGATTTGGCGGGTGAGGTGACCAGCGCTCCGCAACGCGATCGCGACCATGAATCGAAGCCAAAAACGTCTCCCTAGGGGTTCTTTTGGGTTTATGGTGGGGGCGTACGCGCCCCCACCATAAACCCAGCATTTTAGCTACCAGGTGGGAAGCCTCGCGCGCTACCGAAGGTGAGCGTCCGGACGAGAACCGCGCTTGCTGAGTGGGGTTCGATGCCTCCGCAGCCAGCAATAGTCGACGCACCGCAACTAGTATTTACAGATTACTAGGTTCATGGTACAAAAGCGGCATGTTGAAAGCAATCAAGGTCAGAATTTACCCTACCGACGCGCAGTCCGTCACCCTAGCCAAGCATTTTGGCTGTACACGATGGCTGTGGAATCATTGCCTGTCTGTCATGACGGCAACGTACAAGACGACAGGCAAGGGAATGTCTGCCTTGACTATGCAGAAACAGATTCCTGCGCTAAAAGCAGAGTATGAATGGCTGCAAGAGTGCTATTCATAATGCTTACAGCAGTCGGTACTGAATCTGTCTCAAGTGTTTCAGATGCTCAAACAGCCTGTTACCGCTAGGGAAGATGGCTCTCTCGGTTCGCTCATTTGTGTGCCCTCATTGCTCAGAGAGACACGACAGGGACATCAATGCAGCAATCAATATCAGAAATGAAGGCTTGAATGAAGGCTTGCGGATATTGGACTCAGGAAGTGGGTCTACTGCTCTCGGAGGGAAGGTAAGACCAAAGGGAGGTAGGCGAAAGTCTACCCTCCTAGAGGCGGTTCCCGGTGAAGAGAGAAGCCCGTGCTCGATTGCGTAGCAATGAGCGGCGGGTACTTCACTTCTTTATAGCTAATTCAATTAGCAATGAGACGAACTTAGTCTATAATTTGACTGGGTATTGTTGAGGGTGAGAAGCCATGCCTTACAGTCTAGATTTAAGAGAGCGCGTCGTCAACTTTGTAGAGGAGGGCGGTAGTGTCTCGAAGGCCGCTCAGCAATATAAAGTGAGCCGAGCTACCATTTACCGCTGGTTAGGTCGCGAGGACTTGAAGCCTACACCAGTAACTAGGCGAAAGCGGAAACTAGATTGGGAAGCGCTCAAGCAAGATGTCGAACAGTATCCCGACAGCAAGCTAGTCGAACGCGCTCAAAAGTTTGGCGTGAGAGCCAGTGCCATCTTCTATGCGCTCAGGAAGATGAAAATCACGCGAAAAAAAAAGAGCTGAGGTATCGCCAGAGAAAGGCAGAAGAGAGGATTGAATATCTTCGGAGCCTGAGAGGTTTAATGGAGCGATAGGGTAGTAAAAGCCTTGTTTCCATTGACGAATGCGGCTTTGAGGAGTGTGCAACTGGTCGATATGCTTGATATGCTTGGTCGGAACAGGGTAAGAAAGTATATGGATAGCGTCCGGAGAAGCGAGGCAAGAAGGAGAATCTTGTTGCCGGTAGAGGCAAAGCGGAAAAAGATTTGATTGCACCGATGATTTTCACAGGCAGTTTAGATGCGGTGGGCTTTACGGGGTGGCTGAGTCAGTGTAAGAGCAAGATCAAAGAGATAGTAGAAGCGGCAGGGCATAAAGTCTTATTTTTGCCGATTTTTGCCGACATATTCTCCTGGCTTCAATGAAATTGAGCATGACTTTAGTGCATTAAAGATAGCCAGGATGTACGGGAAGTCTGGGACTTCTCTGGATCAAATAATTCGAGACTATTGTGCCGCCTAGTGTCTCATTCTTATCTGCAATAACTATAACTCACTACCCCCTGTGACTTGCACTGACCCGATGATGAACTTTGCACCTCAACGCCATACGGTGCCCCTACCCGATCTGAACCTATCCTATCTAGAGTGGCCAGCAACTGGTGATCCCCTGATTTGCCTGCATGGACTAGCGGATCATGCGGGGGTGTGGGCTAGCTTGGGAACGTACTTAGCTACGGGGATGGCCTCAGAATCAGGGCGATGTTTTCATTGTGTGGCACCGGATATTCGCGGCCACGGGGATAGCGATAAACCGCAAATGGGTTATCAAACCGATGTGATTGTGGCGGATCTGAATGCCCTGTTGGATCGGTTGGGTTGGTCTGCTGCCCATGTGGTGTGTCATTCTTGGTCGGCTCAAATTGCAGCAGTTTGGGCCACGCAGTATCCCGATCGGGTGCGTAGTCTAGTTTTTGTCGATCCGTTTTTTATCGCTCGGATACCCGCCTGGATGGGGCTAACCTTCCCCATCCTCTACCGTGTGCTGCCATTCCTGAAAACAATGGGACCGTTTGGCAGCTACGAGGAGGCCGAGCAGGTGGCCCGTGGGCTAAAGCAATACCAGGGTTGGACTCCCCTTCAGCAAGCAGTCTTTCGGGACAGTATGGAATGTAAGCCCAATGGCCAATGGGGGAGTAAGTTTGTTGTACAGGCCCGTGATGAAATTTTCGACGATGTCCGGCGGGTGGCCGGGTTAACTCAGCCACTCACAGTCCCTAGCTTATTCTTACAGCCAGAAAACGGCTTGAATCGAATGGCATGGCAACTTAAACCCTATCGAAAATATCTCCAAAATCTTCAGGTGCGTCGAATTCCTGGCAACCACTGGCCCTTTTTGGTGGAGCCGGAGGCATTTAATCAGGCAGTGGCAGAATTTTTAGTGCGGGGAGCCTTTTAATGACTCAGGAGAGCTGGCGGGTTGGGTGCCTCTCACTTGTGCGACCCTCACCCTAAATCCCTCTCCCAGAACGGGAGAGGGACTTGCCAATCCGGCTCCCCTTTGCCCTTTTGGGGAGAAGGGGTTGGGGGATGAGGGCCGCATGTTGCCCAACTGAGATGCTCCCGGCGGGTTGGGCTTTGTGGTTACGCTGAGCATCGGGGGGATGACCAGCGCGAAGATGAAGGTTAGGGAGGTTTCTGCTAGTATCTTGAGCACGAACCTAGCCCATTGGCGAGAGAAGCGAGCGCATGAATGGTGATACGTTGCAATGGTTAACAGAAATTCAAGCGTTGCAACACCAGGTGATGGCCTTGCAGCAGGAGCGAGATGCAATGGCAGCAACGGCCCAACGCTGGCAGAAGCTTTATGAAACCGAGGCACAACAGCGACGAGCGGATGCTGCGGCTGCCCAAGCCACGATCGCCCAATTACATGCTGATTTGGCAGCCCAGTCTCCGATCAAGGGGGTGTGGAAAATGGGTAGTGAGGGGGCGGAGGCCCTCTCGGCTTTGCCAGAGTTAGCGGAATTACAGGCCCGCTGCGATCGCGCCCAAACCCTTGCTGAGGCCCAAGCTGAGCTGCGGGGCCTCCTCCTGACTTGTGCCAAGCTTCAACACCAGGTGGCTCAACTCAGCCATGACCTTGCGGTTGAACAAGCTGCTCACCAACAAACTCGCAACACCCTAACCTTGGCCCTCGGTGACACGATCGACCTTCTTACTCAGGAACGCCAGAAATATCAGTCTCTGCCGACAACGCCCATGCCTAAGGACCCAATGCCAGAGCCGATTTAACCTTGCTCAGCGATCGCTTGCTCAACCAGTTCTCAACACGGTCGAGAAATGCAGAGAGCCGAAAAGTGCATCGAAACCAATCCTCTCATGACACTGGCTGGGGTACTGAGAAGGGCTTGCACGGGGTCCACAATGTTGCCTTTGAGGAGATTTGAGGAAAATAGAGCAAGTCCGGGAGGCTAGAGGACAGGAGAGGGGCTAGGGCTGAGGGCAATTAACGCTCGTTCAGTTGAATCCCCCATTGCCTTGGGTTAAATTCGTTAAGATTAGTAAAGTTCCCTGGCAATGGAGTGACGATTGCGTGGCCTGTTACAGTTCCCATACCCCCACCACCCGGCAACACCTGCTCCAGGAATTAGGGTTGTCGGATATAGAACCCCTACTTGCAGTCATCCCCGCTGAGCTACGCCAGCCTGAGTTTAAGTTAGGGCCAGGTAAGTCGGAACTGGAGGTGCGGCAAGAGTTGCAACAACTAGCCGATCGCAACCGCCATTTGGATCAACTGGCTTGCTTTCTGGGAGCAGGCTGTTATCGTCACTTTATCCCCGCAGCCGTCTGGGCGATCGTTGGGCGGGGGGAGTTCCTCACCAGCTATACGCCCTACCAACCGGAGGCAGCCCAGGGGACCCTGCAAACCATCTTTGAGTTTCAAACCGGGATTGCGCGGCTGACGGGGCTACCGATCGCCAATGCCTCGCTTTACGATGGGGCTAGTGCCACGGCTGAAGCGGTGCTGATGGCCCTGCGGCAACAGAAAAACCGGAGCCATCTCCTCATTGCCGAGGGTCTGCATCCGGAATATCGCGAATTATTGACCACCTATTTGCAGGGGTTGGATGTTACCCAGGCGATCGTCCCGGCAACCGCGACGGGTCAACTGGATCTGGCCACGTTGCAACAGCAACTCCAGGCAGCAGCGACCGCCTGTGCAGCGGTGGTGGTGCAATCGCCCAATTTTTATGGGGGGGTTGAGGAAATGGGGGCGATCGCCGAGATGGCCCACGCGGTGGGCGCCCTGCTGATTGTCGTGGTCACTGATCCGACCACCCTGGCAGTGCTGCAACCCCCTGGTCACCTGGGGGCTGATATCGTGGCGGGGGAAGGCCATGCCCTGGGGACACCCCCCAGTTTTGGCGGCCCCCACCTGGGACTACTGGCAGCCCGTCAGGAATTTTTGCGCCAGATTCCCGGACGTCTGGTGAGTTTGACCCAGGATGCCCGCGGGCACACGGCCTATACCCTGACACTGCAAACCCGTGAACAGCATATCCGGCGGGCCAAGGCGACCAGCAATGTGTGTACCAACCAATCCCTGATGGCGGCGGCAGCAGCAGTGTATATGGCCCTGCTAGGCCCAGATGGGTTGCGCCAGATCGCAACGGTTAGTTTGCAACGGGCACACCAGTTAGCGGCCCAGATTCAAGCCTTGCCGGGGTATGACCTGGTTTATAACGGTCCCTTTTTCCATGAGTTTGTCGTGCGCTGTCCGATCGCGGCACAGGCGGTCATCGATCGGGCGGTGGCAGTGGGGCTATGTCCGGGGGTGGCGCTTTCCCGGTGGTTTCCAGCTCGGACTCAGGATTTGCTCATTTGCGTAACGGAGATGAATTCAGCGGCGGAGATGGAGCGATTAGTGGCGTTTTTGCGAGAATTGGCGATCGAGGGAAAATAACCTACCCTGATCTACCCTGATGTCGAAGTGTTGGCTCCCCCGCAACGCTGCCTTGCAACCGTCGCCGCAACGGACAGGGGTCCCCTCACCATTACCCCACCCACCCTCATACTGCCCGTACCCCCTGTCATGCAGGTGTGCTTTACCAATGGGGAAATCCGGGATACGGCTAAAATCGTCTGATTACCTGCATCGAGATCCTCTCCCCCGTCAACAAACGCGAGCCAAGGCTGACCGCCTATCGCCAGCAACGCCAGCGACTTTACCAGGCCCATGTTCACCTCCTGGAACTGGATCTACTGCTGGATCTGCTGCGACGCAGCACCCGCCCCTTTGCCCAACCCTGTTGCCCCGATGTGGTTTACTGCATTGCCCTAACCCGTGCTCAAGCCCAACACGTTGAACTCTAGCCGG
This DNA window, taken from Trichothermofontia sichuanensis B231, encodes the following:
- a CDS encoding HU family DNA-binding protein, which translates into the protein MNKGELVDAVAEKARVTKKEADAVLTAALEAIMEAVSEGKKVTLVGFGSFESRERKAREGRNPKTGEKMEIPETKVPAFSAGKLFKEKVAS
- a CDS encoding TIGR03943 family putative permease subunit, encoding MTTGVAPRRRRAFPFADVLDVLVLLLWGMMLLRLWWTNRIQILIHPNYHPLVIGAGIMFVAMGLWQLGILGQRLMAGQAPPRQSHSTLFPRHFSLMVLLVAALMGLVIPPRAFYSQTALDRAGENFAVLTRAQPQSFQPSQRPEARSLIDWVRTLDVYPEPDAYAGQPANVQGFAMHLPQYPDNYLTITRFVITCCAADAYPVGLPVKLSASRTAYPPDTWLEVEGEMITETLANRRQLVIQAKRIQPIPEPENPYDY
- a CDS encoding helix-turn-helix domain-containing protein, with protein sequence MLKAIKVRIYPTDAQSVTLAKHFGCTRWLWNHCLSVMTATYKTTGKGMSALTMQKQIPALKAEYEWLQECYS
- the cobD gene encoding threonine-phosphate decarboxylase CobD, yielding MNRPTHGGNLAWAASLAGCSPRAILDFSASINPLGPPAGVLAALQENLLTIRSYPDPAYRELRTALAEGHRLSADWVLPGNGAAELLTWIGRDLAACSGTYILTPAFADYGRSLRTFSAGVQPMPFGFAPTPIAAELPSALTAAPPTAALLLNNPHNPTGKIFPRAQILRYLDHFALVVVDEAFMDFLPPAEQQSLSDRVPDFPNLIVLRSLTKFYSLPGLRLGYAIAHPERLRRWQSWRDPWCVNQLAVVAALAALPDRDFQQSTWAWLPPARSCLYAGLAQDPRFQPYASAANFLLVHSQEPVPPLQAHLLQQHQLLIRDCLSFPELGEYYFRVAIRTPEDNQRLLAALRNYLF
- a CDS encoding alpha/beta fold hydrolase, which gives rise to MMNFAPQRHTVPLPDLNLSYLEWPATGDPLICLHGLADHAGVWASLGTYLATGMASESGRCFHCVAPDIRGHGDSDKPQMGYQTDVIVADLNALLDRLGWSAAHVVCHSWSAQIAAVWATQYPDRVRSLVFVDPFFIARIPAWMGLTFPILYRVLPFLKTMGPFGSYEEAEQVARGLKQYQGWTPLQQAVFRDSMECKPNGQWGSKFVVQARDEIFDDVRRVAGLTQPLTVPSLFLQPENGLNRMAWQLKPYRKYLQNLQVRRIPGNHWPFLVEPEAFNQAVAEFLVRGAF
- a CDS encoding Ycf66 family protein; this encodes MLPYILALVVAVGSLILYLSAFFFPETHRKGDIVFSGVGLFYALVLWVCANRFTGAALLGQTASVALLTWLGWQTLTLRRELVPSDRRTGWGPKTIQQGVGRLIGGLMKLPGDLVGLFSQSKAVPVAPPPSVPAAPETLTEIPTGSAEVTVEAADTAGIVEAAIAPEPATPDLPTTIVDTPAPSPEVIEPQAPVTGVVDEPAAPTPIAPHVDQKVAPEPELVETEALTAAGSPDTETGQEADTREAEETGDVWTEADQGTAESPPEAPTKPQRENLLTVLKDALVALSPFKRRPSRPMITLNRPEVGEATSALPRVESQVESESEAEALGPVAETEIAAEAPPGMEASPAAAGEGIPTVEPDQSAVDDWKAEASPAVAHTTDALSDALSEEGLADAAERVSNEADAARLELPEELEASGETDRESDGAAAIAVSAEVEVAQSDLDVIDEPVPEAAIEIEASPVSETEDDLAGEVTSAPQRDRDHESKPKTSP
- a CDS encoding zinc ribbon domain-containing protein — protein: MCLKCFRCSNSLLPLGKMALSVRSFVCPHCSERHDRDINAAINIRNEGLNEGLRILDSGSGSTALGGKVRPKGGRRKSTLLEAVPGEERSPCSIA
- the gcvPA gene encoding aminomethyl-transferring glycine dehydrogenase subunit GcvPA; the encoded protein is MACYSSHTPTTRQHLLQELGLSDIEPLLAVIPAELRQPEFKLGPGKSELEVRQELQQLADRNRHLDQLACFLGAGCYRHFIPAAVWAIVGRGEFLTSYTPYQPEAAQGTLQTIFEFQTGIARLTGLPIANASLYDGASATAEAVLMALRQQKNRSHLLIAEGLHPEYRELLTTYLQGLDVTQAIVPATATGQLDLATLQQQLQAAATACAAVVVQSPNFYGGVEEMGAIAEMAHAVGALLIVVVTDPTTLAVLQPPGHLGADIVAGEGHALGTPPSFGGPHLGLLAARQEFLRQIPGRLVSLTQDARGHTAYTLTLQTREQHIRRAKATSNVCTNQSLMAAAAAVYMALLGPDGLRQIATVSLQRAHQLAAQIQALPGYDLVYNGPFFHEFVVRCPIAAQAVIDRAVAVGLCPGVALSRWFPARTQDLLICVTEMNSAAEMERLVAFLRELAIEGK